One segment of Leptospira fletcheri DNA contains the following:
- a CDS encoding LTA synthase family protein, with the protein MLKRIPPNLMIISVFFAAIFGLLTIFRFVLLFVYFDKVENSSWTEILSSFGIGIRFDLSVAAILLGPFWTMSAFHYANRWPVYRYLWGIPPILIFLWMCGHLIGDTIYYGEANKHLGYEGFVFLGKDFLVLLSAAFRNSPVLVLSALSAISIGLPLFVAAFFKWNGYEFSEDRRKSELLQIPISFLIAFLLFRGGFQQRPLRPTDAIHSRNEFLNNLPLNGVFTTLTDLKSKTLLPSLRIPFPQAVELVRKEIEYPGASFIDERYPILRETTETRNGTPPNIVLILLESWTGKFLKPNGGGKILGHELAQNFDSLTTRGRYFSKFFATGGRTTNGLLSTLTGIPDRPGITSVRTHQVLGNFGGLGTVLKQAGYSTLFVHGGDAGFDNMNFLFPHWGFDTVVDRNEMSKEGKYTPGAWGYFDGDVLEELHERLLSAKRPVLAVSLTLTTHYPYEVPDKSFEIFPDSVQDYDYLNTYHYSDWALGRFMEKARKSRYFEDTIFLFVADHTHHRNLSPYEDRNIPFLIYSPKYVKPGVNSRVASQLDVIPTILGLVGKKVRFSAMGRDLLARQDKENGGAYFAFSSVIGWIQDDLALYRFTDGELRDATYYSKNPTSKICESSPATCDLYETKAKAFLNLSYDLMNSNMVYPPAK; encoded by the coding sequence ATCTTGAAAAGGATCCCGCCGAACCTTATGATTATCTCCGTTTTTTTTGCGGCGATCTTCGGTTTACTTACGATTTTCAGATTCGTTCTACTTTTCGTTTACTTCGACAAGGTGGAAAACTCCTCTTGGACGGAAATCTTATCCTCATTCGGAATCGGGATCCGCTTCGACCTTTCGGTCGCCGCGATACTGCTTGGTCCGTTTTGGACGATGTCCGCCTTCCATTACGCTAACCGCTGGCCGGTTTATCGCTACCTATGGGGAATTCCGCCGATCCTTATTTTCTTATGGATGTGCGGCCACTTGATCGGCGACACGATCTATTACGGAGAAGCGAACAAACATCTGGGCTACGAAGGTTTCGTATTTTTAGGGAAGGATTTTCTCGTTCTCTTATCCGCCGCTTTTCGAAATTCTCCCGTACTGGTTCTCTCCGCCTTATCCGCGATTTCCATCGGACTTCCCCTTTTCGTCGCCGCATTTTTCAAATGGAATGGATACGAATTTTCGGAAGACCGACGGAAATCAGAACTCCTACAGATTCCGATTTCCTTTTTGATCGCGTTTTTACTTTTTAGAGGGGGCTTCCAACAAAGACCCCTGCGACCCACAGACGCGATCCATTCCCGAAACGAATTCCTGAACAATCTTCCTTTGAACGGGGTGTTCACCACTCTGACCGATTTGAAATCCAAGACGCTTCTTCCGAGCCTGAGGATTCCCTTCCCCCAAGCCGTGGAACTGGTCAGGAAAGAGATAGAGTATCCTGGCGCTTCTTTTATAGACGAACGTTATCCGATCCTCAGAGAAACGACGGAGACCAGAAACGGAACTCCGCCGAACATAGTTCTCATCCTTTTGGAAAGCTGGACAGGTAAATTTCTGAAACCGAACGGAGGGGGAAAAATCCTGGGACATGAGTTGGCACAAAACTTCGACTCTCTCACTACTAGAGGTAGGTATTTTTCCAAATTCTTTGCGACGGGAGGCAGAACCACGAACGGCCTCCTTTCCACACTGACAGGGATTCCGGACAGGCCCGGGATCACCTCCGTTCGAACCCACCAAGTGTTAGGAAACTTCGGAGGGTTAGGAACCGTTCTGAAACAGGCGGGGTATTCCACACTCTTCGTCCACGGAGGAGACGCCGGATTCGACAATATGAACTTTCTCTTCCCTCACTGGGGATTCGATACGGTAGTGGATCGGAACGAGATGAGCAAGGAAGGGAAATATACACCCGGCGCTTGGGGGTATTTCGACGGAGATGTCCTGGAAGAATTACACGAAAGATTACTATCCGCAAAACGCCCCGTCCTTGCGGTCTCGCTTACTCTCACGACTCATTATCCCTATGAAGTTCCGGACAAAAGTTTCGAAATCTTTCCGGATTCCGTTCAGGACTACGATTATCTTAACACGTATCATTATTCGGATTGGGCCCTAGGCAGGTTCATGGAAAAGGCGAGAAAGTCGCGGTACTTCGAAGATACGATCTTCCTGTTCGTCGCGGACCATACCCATCATAGAAACCTGAGTCCTTACGAGGACAGGAACATCCCTTTTTTGATCTATTCCCCGAAATACGTAAAACCTGGAGTCAATTCTCGGGTTGCCTCCCAATTGGACGTAATTCCAACGATACTCGGCTTGGTAGGTAAGAAAGTCCGATTTTCCGCGATGGGAAGGGATTTGCTCGCGCGACAAGACAAAGAGAATGGAGGCGCTTATTTCGCGTTTTCGAGCGTGATCGGCTGGATCCAGGACGATTTGGCGCTGTACAGATTTACGGACGGAGAACTCAGGGACGCTACGTACTACTCCAAAAATCCGACGTCTAAAATTTGCGAATCGTCCCCTGCCACCTGCGATCTCTATGAAACGAAGGCGAAGGCCTTCCTCAATCTGAGCTACGATCTGATGAACTCGAATATGGTTTACCCCCCCGCGAAATAA